One stretch of Arachis hypogaea cultivar Tifrunner chromosome 20, arahy.Tifrunner.gnm2.J5K5, whole genome shotgun sequence DNA includes these proteins:
- the LOC112782414 gene encoding uncharacterized protein, translating into MGLHKVLNLCMVLCLVCSSLLCSITKCDGGGGSDHFSLKFLKAPHAFSHLSSAAFSFEVVDSGNGGTCSSNCSLSCKVDDGIASDCKNGERVTYSSLKDGNHTFEVCNNNNGNQGLGCATYNWAIDTVPPTAYITTSTNFTSSLNVTVNISFSEPCMGGGGFGCKSVNACNLLVYGAGQVIPSSLTTLKPNLMYSLLVSLNSTAQFGRAILVMDRDFCKDMAGNSFIRKQNSSVFVHFDRRKVYVNLRTHIPEKLLQLNSETRTVQATNDNDKLKVYLYFSAPVLNSSSEIMKSLSISQGSLLPINEESLGNRRFGYSVGNISHTAIISVDFNSESIISREMTQFSPTSPVTFLYDSKRPAVMLSTYSMRTKEHNLQILVEFAKPVFGFNTSCISVSGGLVKSFHEFRRSTYIVELQADNDLVYVSVPENATRDVAGNQNLPSNVLQIRHYTMPVISSVVSAFTTASFIATALVAGLLTISTASLQSVGTFTKSSFLIVDPARNLFRILCHIQVFALSRWLTAKLPVEFYEFARHIRWTVPYFTVPWEPGQLNLFTIASGPYGSSDSSFTKASKPIHQSFNLSIAASSVYGSPLTSLEYQQFFESENVRPEAEYILDSEDYSGWIDFYRSMFWLAVICGGLLVLHALLLMILKYGKRNSDKPRAYGALIFPRFEIFLVVLALPAICKASSDLISGGGPSAMAVGILLLVCVSIVLLFLFLFLSIGITFGKLLQYKEVHQEGEEFHWYQELIRVTLGPGKRGQWSWKDQPKSLNLIIFGPLFEDLRGPPKYMLSQITGGRFPSLGDRIIASDDETEDAEAPFIQKLFGILRIYYVFLETIRRVTLGIMAGAFVLNGSSKTPIIVILSMTSFQLFFMLLKKPFIKKKVQLVEIISLSCEFAFFVTCFVLLKMDISLGIEKKLGIFMIMLFLVEYCAQLANEWCALYRQTRFLDPQEKSFFKGLKIASIGFLLYFMPQKGIKILEKELPQNGHENRGTGGNVFGEGDRYRSSDSMSSGTPDRPWLKQLREFAKSSFGRERSGAMNDPSTSGTSRWSGFWGTKKSGSSSDFKSKPSSLYQDLEAIFASK; encoded by the exons ATGGGTTTGCATAAAGTGTTGAACTTGTGTATGGTACTATGTTTGGTTTGTTCATCACTACTGTGTTCAATAACCAaatgtgatggtggtggtggttcagATCATTTCTCTTTGAAGTTCTTGAAGGCACCTCATGCATTCTCTCATTTGAGCTCAGCAGCATTTTCATTTGAAGTTGTTGATTCTGGTAATGGTGGAACATGTTCATCAAACTGCAGCCTCAGTTGCAAG GTGGATGATGGGATTGCATCAGATTGTAAAAATGGAGAAAGAGTTACATACTCAAGCTTGAAGGATGGAAATCATACATTTGAAGTGTGCAACAATAATAATGGGAATCAAGGACTTGGATGTGCTACTTATAATTGGGCTATTG atACAGTTCCTCCAACTGCATATATTACAACTTCAACAAATTTCACAAGTTCTTTAAATGTAACAGTGAATATATCTTTCAGTGAACCTTGTATGGGTGGAGGAGGTTTTGGATGCAAGTCTGTGAATGCTTGCAAT CTTCTTGTCTATGGTGCTGGCCAGGTTATACCATCTTCCCTTACAACTTTGAAACCAAACCTCATGTACTCTCTTCTTGTTAGTTTGAACTCGACTGCGCAATTCGGCCGCGCAATCCTTGTAATGGACAGAGATTTCTGCAAAGACATGGCTGGTAACAGCTTTATAAGAAAGCAAAATTCAAGTGTCTTTGTACATTTTG ATAGAAGAAAGGTTTATGTGAACCTCAGGACTCATATACCAGAGAAGCTACTTCAACTTAACAGTGAAACAAGAACAGTTCAAGCAACTAATGACAATGACAAACTAAAAGTATATTTGTACTTCTCAGCACCAGTTCTTAATTCATCTTCAGAAATCATGAAATCTCTCAGCATTAGTCAGGGTTCACTTCTTCCAATCAATGAAGAGAGTCTTGGAAACAGAAGATTCGGATACTCG GTTGGTAATATCTCCCATACTGCAATTATCTCGGTCGATTTCAATTCGGAGTCTATAATAAGCAGAGAAATGACTCAATTTTCTCCAACTTCACCAGTTACTTTCCTTTATG ATTCTAAGAGGCCTGCTGTGATGTTGAGTACATATAGCATGAGGACCAAAGAACATAATCTCCAAATATTAGTTGAATTTGCAAAGCCTGTGTTTGGTTTCAACACTTCTTGTATATCAGTTTCTGGAGGCCTTGTAAAAAG CTTCCATGAATTTAGAAGGAGCACATACATTGTTGAGTTACAAGCAGATAATGATTTAGTATATGTCAGTGTTCCTGAGAATGCGACTCGTGATGTAGCAGGAAATCAAAATCTACCTTCCAATGTTCTACAAATTAGGCACT ACACTATGCCTGTGATTTCATCAGTGGTTTCTGCATTTACAACTGCTTCTTTCATCGCGACTGCACTTGTGGCAGGGCTGCTTACTATCTCAACAGCAAGCCTTCAATCTGTTGGTACATTTACCAAGTCATCTTTCTTGATCGTTGATCCGGCGAGGAATCTCTTT AGAATTTTGTGTCATATTCAAGTCTTTGCACTATCAAGATGGTTAACAGCCAAGTTACCGGTCGAGTTCTATGAATTCGCGAGGCATATCCGATGGACTGTACCTTATTTTACAGTGCCATGGGAACCTGGACAACTGAACCTATTCACTATAGCCTCTGGTCCTTATGGAAGCTCTGATTCATCATTCACCAAAGCTTCAAAACCAATTCACCAAAGCTTTAATTTGAGCATTGCAGCTTCATCAGTGTATGGATCACCACTTACTTCTTTAGAGTACCAGCAATTTTTTGAG AGCGAAAACGTGAGGCCGGAAGCCGAATATATTTTGGATTCAGAGGATTACAGTGG atGGATAGATTTTTATAGAAGCATGTTTTGGTTAGCTGTGATCTGTGGTGGTTTGCTGGTTCTGCATGCTCTTCTCCTCATGATCCTGAAATATGGGAAGAGAAACTCTGATAAGCCAAGGGCATATGGAGCACTTATATTTCCAAGATTTGAGATATTCCTTGTAGTTCTTGCACTACCTGCTATTTGCAAGGCCTCTTCTGATCTTATTAGTG GGGGAGGTCCTTCAGCTATGGCAGTTGGCATTCTACTATTGGTTTGTGTGTCTATTGTGCTTCTATTTTTGTTCCTATTCCTCTCAATTGGTATCACATTTGGGAAACTACTTCAATACAAGGAAGTTCATCAAGAAGGTGAGGAATTTcattggtatcaagagcttatTAGGGTAACTCTTGGTCCAGGTAAAAGAGGCCAATGGAGTTGGAAGGACCAACCAAAATCTCTTAATCTAATCATCTTTGGACCACTCTTTGAGGACCTAAGAGGCCCTCCAAAGTACATGCTTTCCCAAATAACCGGCGGACGCTTTCCAAGCCTAGGCGACCGGATCATTGCCTCGGACGACGAAACAGAAGACGCCGAGGCGCCTTTCATCCAAAAGCTCTTTGGGATTCTCAGGATTTACTATGTGTTTCTTGAAACCATAAGGAGGGTCACCCTTGGAATAATGGCAGGTGCATTTGTGCTAAATGGAAGTTCCAAGACACCAATTATTGTTATTCTTTCAATGACATCATTTCAGCTATTCTTTATGCTGCTAAAGAAGCCATTCATAAAGAAAAAGGTTCAGCTAGTTGAGATAATCTCACTCTCATGTGAGTTTGCATTCTTTGTTACTTGCTTTGTGCTCTTGAAGATGGATATCTCATTGGGAATTGAGAAAAAGCTTGGGATCTTCATGATTATGTTGTTCCTAGTGGAGTATTGTGCTCAACTTGCAAATGAATGGTGTGCATTATATAGACAAACAAGGTTTCTTGACCCTCAAGAAAAGTCATTCTTCAAAGGATTGAAGATTGCTTCAATTGGTTTTCTTTTGTACTTCATGCCTCAAAAGGGCATCAAGATTTTGGAGAAGGAGTTGCCACAAAATGGACACGAAAATCGAGGAACCGGCGGCAACGTTTTCGGAGAGGGAGACAGATATAGAAGCTCTGATAGCATGAGTTCAGGTACACCTGATAGACCATGGCTTAAACAGTTGAGGGAATTTGCAAAATCTAGTTTTGGTAGAGAAAGAAGTGGAGCAATGAATGATCCTTCCACTAGTGGTACTAGTAGGTGGAGTGGTTTTTGGGGAACCAAAAAGAGTGGTAGTTCATCTGATTTCAAGTCAAAACCTAGTTCATTGTACCAAGATTTGGAAGCCATTTTTGCATCCAAGTGA